The Pseudolabrys sp. FHR47 genome contains a region encoding:
- the lepA gene encoding translation elongation factor 4 → MTSAPIQNIRNFSIVAHIDHGKSTLADRLIQLTGGLDAREMAGKEQVLDNMEIEKERGITIKAQTVRLNYKAQDGKDYILNLIDTPGHVDFAYEVNRSLAACEGSLLVVDASQGVEAQTLANVYHALDAGHEIVPVLNKIDLPAAEPEKIKKQIEDVIGLDASDAIGISAKTGLNIDQVLEAIVHRLPPPKGDRDATLKALLVDSWYDVYLGVVVLVRIIDGVLKKGQRIRMMGTNSAYDVDRTGVFTPKLTPVDELGPGEIGMLTASIKEVADTRVGDTITDDRKPIDAPLPGFQPAIPVVFCGLFPVDAAQFEDLRGAMGKLRLNDASFSFEMETSAALGFGFRCGFLGLLHLEIIQERLEREFNLDLIATAPSVIYKMNLRDGSQIEIHNPVDMPDVMQILSIEEPWIEATILTPDEYLGAVLKLCQDRRGSQKELTYVGNRAMVKYELPLNEVVFDFYDRLKSVSKGYASFDYHLTDYREADLVKMSILVNDEPVDALAMLVHRTRAESRGRGMVEKLKELIPPHMFQVPIQAAIGGKIIARETVRALRKDVTAKCYGGDATRKRKLLDKQKKGKKKMRQYGKVDIPQEAFIAALKVDV, encoded by the coding sequence ATGACGTCCGCCCCCATCCAGAATATCCGCAATTTCTCCATCGTCGCCCATATCGACCATGGCAAATCGACTTTGGCCGACCGGCTGATCCAGCTCACCGGCGGCCTCGATGCGCGCGAAATGGCCGGCAAGGAGCAGGTTCTCGACAATATGGAGATCGAGAAGGAGCGCGGCATTACCATCAAGGCGCAGACCGTGCGCCTGAATTACAAGGCGCAGGACGGCAAGGATTACATCCTCAACCTCATCGACACGCCCGGCCATGTCGACTTCGCTTATGAGGTGAACCGGTCGCTCGCCGCCTGCGAAGGCTCGCTGCTGGTGGTCGACGCCTCGCAGGGCGTCGAGGCGCAGACGCTCGCCAATGTCTATCACGCGCTCGACGCCGGCCACGAGATCGTGCCCGTGCTCAACAAGATCGACCTGCCGGCCGCCGAGCCGGAGAAGATCAAGAAGCAGATCGAGGACGTCATCGGTCTCGACGCGTCGGACGCCATCGGCATTTCGGCCAAGACCGGGCTCAACATCGATCAGGTGCTGGAAGCCATCGTGCATCGCCTGCCGCCGCCGAAGGGCGACCGCGACGCGACGCTCAAGGCCCTCCTCGTCGACTCTTGGTACGACGTCTATCTCGGCGTCGTCGTTCTGGTGCGCATCATCGACGGTGTGCTCAAGAAGGGCCAGCGCATCCGCATGATGGGCACCAACTCGGCCTATGACGTGGATCGCACCGGCGTGTTCACGCCGAAGCTGACGCCGGTCGACGAACTCGGCCCCGGCGAGATCGGCATGCTCACCGCGTCGATCAAGGAAGTGGCGGATACGCGGGTCGGCGACACCATCACTGACGACCGCAAGCCGATCGACGCGCCGCTGCCCGGCTTCCAGCCGGCGATCCCGGTCGTGTTCTGCGGCCTGTTCCCGGTCGATGCGGCGCAGTTCGAAGACCTGCGCGGCGCCATGGGCAAGCTGCGCCTCAACGACGCGTCGTTCTCATTCGAAATGGAAACCTCCGCCGCGCTCGGCTTCGGCTTCCGCTGCGGCTTCCTCGGCCTGCTGCATTTGGAAATCATCCAGGAGCGGCTGGAGCGCGAATTCAATCTCGACCTGATCGCGACCGCGCCCTCGGTCATTTACAAGATGAACCTGCGCGACGGATCCCAGATCGAAATTCACAATCCGGTCGACATGCCGGACGTGATGCAGATCCTCTCCATCGAGGAACCGTGGATCGAAGCCACCATCCTGACGCCGGACGAATATCTCGGCGCCGTGCTCAAGCTGTGCCAGGACCGCCGCGGTTCGCAGAAGGAACTCACTTACGTCGGCAACCGCGCGATGGTGAAATACGAACTGCCGCTCAACGAAGTGGTGTTCGACTTCTACGACCGGCTGAAATCGGTGTCGAAGGGCTACGCCTCGTTCGACTATCACCTCACCGATTATCGCGAGGCCGACCTCGTCAAGATGTCGATCCTGGTCAATGACGAGCCGGTCGACGCGCTTGCCATGCTGGTCCACCGCACCCGCGCCGAGTCGCGCGGACGCGGCATGGTCGAGAAGCTGAAGGAACTGATCCCGCCGCACATGTTCCAGGTGCCGATCCAGGCCGCCATCGGCGGCAAGATCATCGCCCGCGAAACTGTGCGCGCTTTGCGCAAGGACGTGACCGCCAAGTGCTACGGCGGCGACGCCACCCGCAAGCGCAAACTTCTGGACAAGCAAAAGAAGGGCAAGAAGAAGATGCGCCAGTACGGGAAGGTCGACATCCCGCAGGAAGCGTTTATTGCCGCACTGAAGGTGGATGTGTAG
- a CDS encoding GNAT family N-acetyltransferase, which produces MSAIVIRELDAAEAERRVAELGVILRDAVEGGASVNFLAGFTQAEAEAYWRGQIPGIADGSRHLLVADDGEKLVGTVVLTLAPQPNQPHRADVGKMLVLSTLRRQGLGSKLLDAVEALARAKGRTLLMLDTTAGSSGDLLYRCRGWVQYGIVPGHALSTAGVPTATSFYYKEI; this is translated from the coding sequence ATGAGTGCCATCGTCATTCGTGAACTTGACGCGGCGGAAGCCGAGCGCCGTGTCGCCGAACTCGGCGTCATCCTGCGCGATGCGGTGGAGGGTGGCGCCTCGGTGAACTTCCTCGCCGGCTTCACGCAAGCCGAGGCGGAAGCGTACTGGCGCGGCCAGATTCCCGGCATCGCCGATGGCAGCCGGCATCTGCTGGTTGCTGACGACGGCGAGAAACTGGTCGGCACCGTGGTGCTGACTTTGGCGCCGCAGCCGAACCAGCCGCACCGCGCCGATGTCGGCAAGATGCTGGTGCTGTCGACGCTGCGGCGGCAGGGACTCGGCAGCAAACTGCTGGATGCCGTCGAGGCGCTGGCGCGCGCCAAGGGCCGCACGCTGTTGATGCTCGACACGACGGCCGGCTCGTCCGGCGACCTGCTATATCGGTGCCGTGGCTGGGTCCAATATGGCATCGTACCGGGCCACGCGCTCTCGACCGCCGGCGTGCCGACCGCGACGAGTTTTTATTACAAGGAAATCTGA
- a CDS encoding RraA family protein produces MLSTDDLTRAKDKLYTPVLSDVLDSLGHTGQAMTPNIRPLDEAQVLIGRARTGAYMAVCDAGPEGENPYELEIKLIDDIKPGEIPVLGCAGNLTIAPWGELLTTATKMRGGVGCVTDGLTRDVRFIRDMKFPVFAGGIGPLDSRGRGKMLEIDRPMQCGGVKVRSGDIVFGDVDGVVVIPREIEDKVFEAAFRKVEGENRSRDELLQGKLLADVYKKYGIL; encoded by the coding sequence ATGCTGAGCACCGACGACCTCACACGGGCCAAGGACAAGCTCTACACCCCCGTCCTCTCCGACGTGCTCGACAGCCTCGGCCACACCGGACAGGCGATGACGCCCAACATCCGTCCGCTCGACGAGGCGCAGGTGCTCATCGGCCGCGCCCGCACCGGCGCCTATATGGCGGTGTGCGATGCCGGGCCCGAGGGCGAGAACCCCTACGAACTCGAAATCAAGCTGATCGACGACATCAAGCCGGGCGAAATCCCCGTGCTCGGCTGCGCCGGCAACCTCACCATCGCGCCGTGGGGCGAACTGCTCACCACTGCGACCAAAATGCGCGGCGGCGTCGGCTGCGTCACGGACGGGCTCACCCGCGACGTGCGCTTCATCCGCGACATGAAATTTCCAGTGTTCGCCGGCGGCATCGGCCCGCTCGATTCGCGCGGCCGCGGCAAGATGCTGGAGATCGACCGGCCGATGCAATGCGGCGGCGTCAAGGTGCGCTCGGGCGACATCGTGTTCGGCGACGTCGACGGCGTCGTCGTCATCCCGCGCGAGATCGAGGACAAGGTGTTCGAGGCGGCGTTCAGGAAGGTTGAGGGCGAAAACCGCTCGCGCGACGAACTGCTGCAGGGCAAGCTGCTGGCGGATGTCTATAAAAAGTATGGGATTTTGTGA
- a CDS encoding glycosyltransferase 87 family protein: MDTKSGTASFFSYDNLLRIEDRVAAFFLRYPWIGWGLWIVFIVATLVRVHPRRFGSTFQAYLNAAHGFWSGGQVYDMSTLGEYLYWPVSLLVLGPLPMFSPVVAATIATAISAALLTWAAYAMMRLLLPEQSRADVVNLTGILLILNIPNAWFNLKYVQAQVGMTAFMMLAAVAIAKRQWIVASLWLFFSIVIKPLSLVMLLLCGATQPKMRVWLTLALVAALALPFAFGHPAYVAEQYRIWIAKLQQLTTVEPGQWLYQADFATMLDTFGIVLPHGVQTAIRLAAALGVLALVWRIARYGNIVVFAVAVTLYAACYINLFGPRNEFLSFLVLTPTLAGLALMLLKRNTHDQRAWLLMVAVLIIAFHGALEVDRVVKPFLAFVVLGWMIWMTIDVRRWVELLGPAAVERK, translated from the coding sequence TTGGACACCAAGAGCGGCACCGCGAGCTTCTTCAGCTACGATAACCTGTTGCGCATCGAGGATCGCGTCGCCGCGTTCTTCCTGCGCTATCCGTGGATCGGCTGGGGTCTCTGGATCGTCTTTATCGTTGCCACGTTGGTCCGCGTGCATCCGCGCCGTTTCGGCTCCACCTTCCAGGCCTACCTGAACGCCGCGCACGGCTTCTGGAGCGGCGGCCAAGTCTACGACATGTCCACGCTCGGCGAGTACCTGTACTGGCCGGTATCGCTGCTGGTGCTCGGACCGTTGCCGATGTTCTCGCCCGTCGTGGCCGCGACCATCGCGACCGCGATTTCCGCCGCGCTGTTGACCTGGGCGGCCTATGCGATGATGCGGCTATTGCTGCCGGAGCAGAGCCGCGCCGATGTCGTCAATCTCACGGGTATTCTACTCATCCTCAACATCCCGAACGCCTGGTTCAATCTTAAATACGTGCAGGCGCAGGTCGGCATGACCGCCTTCATGATGCTGGCGGCGGTCGCGATCGCCAAGCGCCAGTGGATCGTCGCCTCGCTGTGGCTGTTCTTCAGCATCGTCATCAAGCCGCTGTCGCTGGTGATGTTGCTGCTATGCGGTGCGACGCAGCCAAAGATGCGCGTCTGGCTGACGCTGGCTTTGGTCGCCGCGCTGGCGCTGCCATTCGCCTTCGGCCATCCGGCCTATGTGGCGGAGCAGTACCGCATCTGGATCGCCAAGCTGCAGCAACTGACCACGGTCGAGCCAGGGCAGTGGCTCTACCAGGCCGACTTCGCCACCATGCTCGACACTTTTGGTATCGTGCTGCCGCATGGCGTGCAGACCGCGATCCGCCTCGCCGCCGCGCTCGGCGTCCTCGCTCTGGTGTGGCGTATTGCGCGTTACGGCAACATCGTCGTCTTCGCCGTGGCGGTGACGCTCTATGCGGCCTGCTACATCAACCTGTTCGGGCCGCGGAACGAGTTTCTGTCTTTCCTCGTGCTGACGCCGACTTTGGCCGGCCTCGCGCTGATGCTGCTCAAGCGCAACACGCATGACCAGCGGGCCTGGCTGCTGATGGTGGCGGTGTTGATCATCGCTTTCCACGGCGCGCTCGAGGTCGACCGGGTGGTCAAGCCGTTCCTAGCCTTTGTGGTGCTCGGCTGGATGATCTGGATGACGATCGATGTGCGGCGCTGGGTGGAACTATTGGGGCCGGCGGCCGTCGAGCGGAAATAA
- a CDS encoding glycosyltransferase family 39 protein, with the protein MLRLAAALKNLRVSVADPANANVTVFFALIAYVAVWTAYGVITKGPAGFHPDMTEIIAWSRDLDFGYLKHPPLSAWLVRGWFELVPVANWSYYLLAMLMPAIALWVIWLISADYLSLEKRVAGLAIMTLIPFFSFHALKFNVNTVLMPLWALTTFFFLRSYTTRRPRAAAFAGIFAAAAMLGKYWSIFLIAGLVIAALADRRRSAYFRSAAPWITVMVGAALIAPHVIWLAEHDFSTFKYASAVHEAKSFGATVIAAIGYLAGSFGYVALPAIIVFVVARVNATTLRDMAWPWDDDRRLVALSFWAPLLLPAAAALLAGVQITSLWSMSAWTLLPVMLLSPKQVTWRPVDSERVAIFAAILPLILLVASPFIADQNKPKGPPSAAAQAPLLAREVERLWHQIVPYPLRYIGGDGDIVLPVTAYATDKPRALVPGFIVLPDPVTLRRAGMVQICFAGDEACLSRARAEMDGAPFQTNQTTIIRTPGQPGAEPRRYTVMVVPPRS; encoded by the coding sequence ATGCTTCGCCTTGCCGCCGCCCTCAAAAACCTGCGCGTCTCCGTCGCCGATCCGGCCAACGCCAATGTGACGGTGTTCTTCGCGCTCATCGCCTACGTGGCGGTGTGGACCGCCTATGGCGTCATCACCAAGGGCCCGGCGGGCTTCCATCCCGACATGACCGAGATCATCGCATGGTCGCGCGATCTCGACTTCGGCTACCTCAAGCATCCGCCGTTATCGGCGTGGCTGGTGCGCGGCTGGTTTGAACTCGTGCCCGTTGCCAACTGGTCGTACTACCTGCTGGCGATGCTCATGCCGGCCATCGCGCTGTGGGTGATCTGGTTGATCTCGGCCGACTACCTGTCACTGGAAAAGCGCGTCGCGGGTTTGGCGATCATGACGCTGATCCCGTTCTTTTCCTTCCACGCGCTGAAGTTCAACGTGAACACAGTGCTGATGCCGCTGTGGGCGCTCACCACGTTCTTCTTCCTGCGTTCCTATACGACGCGCCGCCCACGCGCCGCGGCTTTCGCCGGCATATTTGCCGCCGCCGCCATGCTCGGCAAATACTGGTCGATCTTTCTTATCGCCGGCTTGGTGATCGCCGCGCTCGCCGACCGCCGGCGTAGCGCCTATTTCCGTTCGGCGGCGCCATGGATCACGGTCATGGTCGGCGCGGCGCTGATCGCGCCGCATGTCATCTGGCTCGCCGAGCACGATTTCTCCACCTTCAAATACGCCTCGGCCGTGCATGAGGCGAAATCGTTCGGCGCAACCGTTATCGCCGCGATCGGCTATCTCGCCGGCTCATTCGGCTATGTCGCGCTACCGGCGATCATCGTCTTCGTCGTCGCGCGCGTGAATGCTACGACATTGCGCGACATGGCTTGGCCCTGGGATGACGATCGCCGGCTGGTGGCGCTGTCCTTCTGGGCGCCGCTGCTATTGCCGGCGGCCGCAGCCTTGCTCGCCGGCGTGCAGATCACGTCGCTGTGGTCGATGTCGGCCTGGACCTTGCTGCCCGTCATGCTGTTGTCGCCGAAACAGGTGACGTGGCGGCCGGTCGACAGCGAACGCGTTGCGATCTTCGCCGCGATTTTGCCGCTGATCCTGCTCGTCGCGTCGCCGTTCATTGCCGACCAGAATAAGCCAAAGGGTCCACCTTCGGCGGCGGCACAGGCGCCGCTGCTGGCGCGTGAGGTCGAACGGCTGTGGCATCAGATCGTGCCTTACCCGCTGCGCTATATCGGCGGCGACGGTGACATCGTGCTACCGGTGACCGCCTATGCAACCGACAAGCCGCGCGCGCTCGTGCCCGGTTTCATTGTGCTGCCCGACCCGGTGACCTTGCGGCGCGCCGGTATGGTGCAGATCTGCTTTGCCGGCGACGAGGCTTGCCTGTCGCGCGCCAGGGCCGAGATGGATGGTGCGCCGTTCCAGACCAACCAGACAACGATCATTCGGACGCCGGGCCAGCCCGGTGCCGAGCCGCGGCGTTATACGGTCATGGTGGTGCCGCCGCGGTCGTGA
- a CDS encoding glycosyltransferase family 2 protein, which produces MAQQILEKTVVQTPLGLAPPLAPAAEPAPELTVVLPAFNERANIPVMVERLSLALEGIDWEVIVVDDNSPDGTSAVTRAIGAQDRRVRCIRRVGRRGLAGACIEGMLASSARYVAVMDADGQHDETVLTRMVATLREGRTDLVVASRYLDGTTDTGFSAGRAKASQWSTALARKLLKVELTDPMSGFFMLRRDVIDDLAPKLSTQGFKILLDIAATGRDTLRVAELPYVFGARLAGESKLDARVALDFGQLLLAKLTNDAVSYRFVLFCLVGLTGIGAHMAALTALHALGVESFGLQQTIATMVAIAWNYVFNNAYTYRDQRLTGWAFVRGLIEFQLICSVGAISNIGVASLIYAGGPSWWIAGLGGAVMGAVWNYTVSAAVVWKAH; this is translated from the coding sequence ATGGCGCAGCAGATCCTGGAAAAAACGGTTGTTCAGACGCCGCTTGGGCTGGCGCCCCCGCTGGCGCCGGCGGCCGAACCCGCGCCTGAACTGACCGTCGTCCTGCCGGCCTTCAACGAGCGCGCCAACATTCCGGTGATGGTCGAGCGGCTCTCGCTGGCGCTCGAAGGGATCGATTGGGAAGTCATCGTTGTCGACGACAATTCTCCGGACGGCACCAGCGCCGTCACCCGCGCCATCGGCGCGCAGGACCGACGGGTGCGCTGCATCCGCCGCGTCGGCCGCCGCGGCCTCGCCGGCGCCTGCATCGAGGGCATGCTGGCCTCCAGCGCGCGTTATGTCGCCGTCATGGATGCCGACGGCCAGCATGACGAGACCGTGCTCACGCGAATGGTCGCGACCTTGCGCGAAGGCCGGACCGATCTCGTCGTCGCCTCGCGCTATCTCGACGGCACCACGGACACCGGCTTTTCCGCCGGCCGCGCCAAGGCCAGCCAGTGGTCCACGGCGCTGGCGCGCAAACTGCTCAAGGTCGAACTGACCGATCCGATGAGCGGCTTTTTCATGCTCCGCCGCGACGTCATTGACGATCTGGCGCCGAAGCTATCCACGCAAGGCTTCAAGATCCTGCTCGATATCGCCGCCACCGGCCGCGACACCTTGCGCGTCGCCGAGCTGCCTTATGTCTTCGGCGCGCGGCTCGCCGGCGAGAGCAAGCTGGATGCCCGTGTCGCGCTCGACTTCGGCCAGCTGCTGCTCGCCAAACTGACCAATGATGCGGTGTCGTACCGCTTCGTGCTGTTCTGCCTCGTCGGCTTAACCGGTATCGGCGCGCATATGGCGGCCCTCACCGCGCTGCATGCGCTCGGCGTCGAAAGTTTCGGCCTGCAGCAGACCATCGCCACCATGGTCGCCATCGCCTGGAACTACGTCTTCAACAACGCCTACACCTACCGCGACCAGCGCCTGACCGGCTGGGCCTTCGTCCGGGGCCTGATCGAATTCCAGCTGATCTGCTCGGTCGGGGCGATTTCCAATATCGGCGTCGCCAGCCTGATCTACGCCGGCGGCCCGAGCTGGTGGATTGCCGGCCTAGGTGGGGCGGTGATGGGGGCGGTGTGGAATTACACCGTTTCCGCCGCGGTGGTCTGGAAGGCGCATTAA
- a CDS encoding helix-turn-helix domain-containing protein, with product MEQAGATIDPLDRAIGERVRSLRAARGLTLDALADKAGVSRAMLSRIERGESNPTAQLLGRVCAGLDVTLSTLFAETERAASPVSRRADQAVWRDPGSGYVRRVITPPNCGAAADIVDVEFPPGASVTIESSRTPAVDQQIVLLTGRMEITVGDTTHRLETGDCLFLNLGQPVSFHNPGTKAAHYLVVVAPRASRL from the coding sequence ATGGAACAAGCCGGCGCCACCATTGACCCCTTGGACCGCGCCATTGGCGAGCGCGTCCGGAGCCTGCGCGCCGCGCGTGGCCTGACGTTGGACGCGCTGGCCGACAAAGCCGGCGTCAGTCGCGCCATGCTGTCCCGTATCGAGCGCGGCGAATCGAATCCGACGGCGCAACTGCTCGGCCGTGTCTGCGCCGGCCTCGATGTCACCCTGTCGACGTTGTTCGCCGAGACTGAGCGTGCGGCCTCGCCGGTGTCGCGCCGCGCCGATCAGGCAGTGTGGCGCGATCCCGGCAGCGGCTATGTGCGGCGCGTGATCACGCCGCCGAATTGCGGCGCGGCCGCTGACATTGTCGATGTCGAGTTTCCGCCCGGCGCGTCGGTGACGATTGAATCGTCGCGCACGCCGGCGGTGGACCAGCAGATCGTGTTGCTCACGGGCCGCATGGAGATAACGGTTGGCGACACCACGCACCGTCTGGAGACCGGCGACTGCCTCTTCCTGAATCTCGGCCAGCCTGTGTCATTCCACAATCCAGGGACCAAGGCGGCGCATTACCTGGTCGTTGTCGCGCCCCGCGCGTCGCGTCTTTGA